One window from the genome of Candidatus Binatia bacterium encodes:
- a CDS encoding septal ring lytic transglycosylase RlpA family protein → MAHVGLNRLGSLLVVPILSGIVAAPQVYAREAVHRVASKRIARASWYGKSFRGKPTASGATFNPYRLTAAHRTLNLGSKVKVTELRSGRSVVVEITDRGPFYPGRDIDLSYAAARELGIVQRGVAQVRVEVLGDQHPASPAPIVTAFSWPSTPWLPRAVME, encoded by the coding sequence ATGGCTCACGTCGGCCTTAATCGGCTCGGTTCACTTTTGGTCGTTCCAATTCTTTCGGGCATTGTTGCTGCTCCGCAGGTGTACGCGCGCGAGGCTGTGCACCGGGTGGCGTCAAAACGTATCGCCCGCGCTTCGTGGTACGGAAAAAGCTTCAGGGGGAAGCCCACCGCGAGTGGAGCTACGTTCAACCCGTATCGCCTCACTGCGGCGCACCGTACGCTCAACCTCGGCAGCAAAGTCAAGGTCACGGAGTTACGCAGCGGGCGTTCCGTTGTGGTCGAGATCACCGACCGTGGCCCGTTTTATCCCGGTCGTGACATCGACCTATCGTACGCGGCAGCGCGTGAATTAGGTATTGTGCAGCGTGGCGTGGCCCAAGTGCGCGTCGAGGTCCTTGGTGACCAACACCCCGCTTCACCTGCGCCGATCGTAACCGCGTTTTCTTGGCCGAGCACTCCGTGGCTGCCACGAGCGGTCATGGAGTAG
- a CDS encoding 2-oxoacid:ferredoxin oxidoreductase subunit beta: MSTATVNPKLTRKEFVSDQDVRWCPGCGDYAILAQVQKVMPELGIPRENIVFISGIGCSSRFPYYMNTYGFHSIHGRAPAIASGLKAFRPDLSVWVATGDGDGLSIGGNHLIHLLRRNLDINILLFNNRIYGLTKGQYSPTSEQGKITKSTPFGAIDHPFNPTSVALGSDGTFVARSIDVEAKHLQDTIRRAYEHRGTSFIEILQNCNIFNDGAFAHLTEKDVKADHQLVLEHGKPLIFGKSRDKGIRMRGHSLEVVQLDHGVSESDLLVHDEKDSALAFLLGLMGPPTFPTPIGVFRAVERPTYESVMAEQIQQAKQRQGEGDLEELLSRGDTWTVT; the protein is encoded by the coding sequence ATGTCGACTGCAACCGTGAATCCAAAACTGACACGCAAAGAGTTTGTTTCCGACCAGGACGTCCGATGGTGTCCTGGCTGCGGCGATTATGCCATTCTCGCGCAGGTGCAGAAGGTGATGCCGGAGCTGGGCATCCCGCGGGAGAACATCGTCTTCATCTCCGGTATCGGATGCTCCAGCCGGTTCCCGTATTACATGAACACCTACGGCTTCCACAGCATTCACGGGCGAGCGCCGGCAATCGCCAGCGGCCTGAAAGCCTTCCGACCAGACCTTTCGGTGTGGGTAGCAACCGGCGACGGCGATGGTTTGTCGATCGGCGGCAACCATTTGATTCACCTTCTGCGCCGCAACCTCGACATCAATATTCTCCTCTTCAACAATCGCATCTACGGACTCACCAAGGGCCAGTATTCTCCGACCTCGGAGCAGGGAAAAATCACAAAGTCCACCCCGTTCGGCGCGATCGATCATCCCTTCAATCCAACATCGGTGGCCTTGGGCTCCGACGGAACCTTCGTCGCCCGCAGCATCGATGTTGAAGCGAAGCATCTGCAGGACACGATCCGGCGTGCCTATGAGCATCGCGGCACATCGTTCATCGAGATTTTGCAGAACTGTAACATCTTCAACGACGGTGCCTTCGCGCATCTCACCGAGAAGGATGTCAAAGCGGACCACCAGCTCGTCCTTGAACACGGCAAGCCACTGATCTTCGGCAAGAGCCGTGACAAAGGCATCCGCATGCGCGGGCACTCGCTCGAGGTCGTACAGCTGGATCACGGCGTCAGCGAGTCCGATTTGCTCGTTCACGACGAGAAGGACTCGGCGCTGGCATTCCTCCTCGGCCTGATGGGGCCGCCGACCTTCCCGACACCAATCGGGGTCTTTCGTGCGGTGGAGCGCCCCACCTACGAAAGCGTCATGGCCGAGCAAATCCAGCAGGCGAAGCAGCGGCAGGGCGAGGGTGACCTTGAGGAACTTCTGAGTCGCGGCGACACCTGGACGGTGACGTAG
- a CDS encoding cyclase family protein yields MPKKIVDLSPVITEDLPARALGHRAIEFLGLKERLVFTPVVPPSENYAFGLTYCELPSNLGAHLDAPARLLKGGERANQVPLEKLYGPARVLDLRWKDRHSPLQITDLENYNIAANEILILFVGYTGPQDEGWPTYSWLSVQAAQWLAAKKIRALATDMPSIGSFSGYADLMERNRPPDEVWAERLAFFHAGIPVVEGLANVGLLVGEKNIVFVGFPLALADSAGAPMRAAALLY; encoded by the coding sequence ATGCCGAAGAAAATTGTCGATCTCTCTCCGGTGATTACGGAAGACCTGCCTGCGCGTGCGCTCGGCCACCGGGCGATAGAGTTTCTTGGGCTTAAGGAGCGCCTGGTGTTTACACCGGTGGTGCCACCCAGCGAGAACTACGCCTTCGGTTTGACGTACTGCGAGCTGCCGAGCAACCTCGGGGCGCACCTCGACGCCCCAGCCAGGCTCCTCAAGGGCGGCGAGCGAGCCAATCAGGTGCCCTTGGAAAAGCTCTACGGGCCGGCGCGCGTACTCGACCTGCGGTGGAAAGATCGGCATTCGCCGCTGCAGATCACGGATCTGGAAAACTACAATATCGCTGCCAATGAAATCCTGATCCTGTTCGTCGGTTACACGGGACCTCAGGATGAGGGTTGGCCAACGTACTCTTGGCTGTCCGTGCAGGCGGCGCAGTGGCTTGCTGCGAAGAAGATTCGGGCACTGGCGACGGACATGCCGAGCATCGGGAGCTTCAGCGGGTATGCCGATCTCATGGAGAGAAACCGTCCGCCGGATGAGGTCTGGGCGGAGCGTCTCGCCTTCTTTCATGCCGGAATCCCGGTGGTTGAAGGCCTCGCAAATGTTGGACTTCTCGTGGGTGAGAAGAACATCGTCTTTGTGGGGTTCCCGCTGGCCCTTGCGGACAGCGCTGGCGCGCCAATGCGGGCGGCCGCGTTGCTCTATTGA
- a CDS encoding helix-turn-helix transcriptional regulator, with amino-acid sequence MSKGGAMLGNKQDFGSPINALRRRLNMTQEEFAHAIGVTVSTVNRWENGHIEPSRLARKAMEGLLAEFPNSSDLLVQPTRLNARQS; translated from the coding sequence GTGAGTAAAGGGGGAGCTATGTTAGGCAACAAGCAGGATTTTGGTTCGCCGATCAATGCGTTGCGGCGCCGCCTCAACATGACGCAAGAGGAATTTGCGCACGCCATCGGCGTCACGGTGTCGACGGTGAACCGTTGGGAGAATGGCCACATCGAGCCAAGCCGTTTGGCTCGCAAGGCGATGGAAGGCCTCCTCGCTGAGTTCCCGAACTCGTCCGATTTACTCGTTCAACCGACCAGATTGAACGCAAGGCAATCCTAA
- a CDS encoding aminotransferase class I/II-fold pyridoxal phosphate-dependent enzyme has protein sequence MRNISRKAERFTESVIRGMTRLCERHGGINLAQGFPDFPAPTELKDAAKRAIDADHNQYAITWGTREFRQAIAAKMETYNDVSCDPETEVTVTCGSTEAMIAALLAVVNPGDEIVIFEPFYENYGPDAIISGASAAYVPLRPPHFTFDPDALRAACNTHTKAIIINTPHNPSGHVFTRAELESIAAVCQEFDCLAITDEIYEHILYDGRAHVSPASLPGMRERTITIGGLSKTYSVTGWRLAYAVAPPPLTNAIRKMHDFLTVGAPHPLQIAGARALEMPPSYYGRLASEYAERRDLLATGLNAAGFRIFVPEGAYYILADIGQFGMGDVEFCDWLVRQVGVAAVPGSSFYRHPELGRGLIRFTFCKREDTLREAVRRLARIPELLRSHRSIP, from the coding sequence ATGCGCAACATTTCCCGCAAAGCCGAGCGTTTCACCGAGTCGGTGATCCGCGGCATGACCCGATTGTGCGAGCGGCACGGCGGCATAAATCTGGCCCAAGGGTTCCCGGATTTCCCGGCGCCCACGGAGCTGAAAGACGCCGCGAAGCGGGCGATTGATGCGGACCACAATCAGTACGCCATCACCTGGGGCACGCGGGAATTCCGCCAAGCCATTGCCGCCAAGATGGAGACATACAACGACGTCAGCTGCGATCCCGAGACGGAGGTGACCGTGACCTGCGGCTCGACCGAAGCCATGATCGCCGCGCTGTTGGCCGTGGTCAATCCCGGAGACGAGATCGTCATCTTCGAGCCCTTCTACGAGAACTATGGGCCCGACGCCATCATCAGCGGCGCCTCGGCGGCATACGTGCCGCTGCGTCCGCCACATTTCACCTTCGACCCAGATGCGCTGCGCGCCGCGTGCAACACCCACACCAAGGCCATCATCATCAACACCCCGCACAACCCGAGCGGTCACGTCTTCACACGCGCCGAACTCGAAAGCATCGCCGCCGTGTGCCAGGAGTTCGACTGTCTCGCCATTACGGATGAGATCTACGAGCACATCCTCTATGACGGTCGCGCCCACGTCTCGCCGGCAAGCCTGCCGGGCATGCGCGAGCGCACCATCACCATCGGCGGCCTGTCGAAGACCTACTCGGTCACTGGCTGGCGCCTGGCCTACGCCGTGGCCCCGCCGCCACTCACGAATGCCATTCGCAAGATGCACGATTTCCTCACCGTCGGTGCGCCGCACCCGCTGCAGATCGCCGGCGCCCGCGCCTTGGAGATGCCGCCGTCGTATTACGGCCGGCTCGCCTCCGAGTATGCAGAGCGGCGCGACCTTCTCGCCACCGGTTTAAACGCCGCCGGCTTCCGCATCTTCGTCCCCGAAGGCGCCTATTACATCCTCGCCGACATCGGCCAGTTCGGCATGGGCGATGTCGAGTTCTGCGACTGGTTAGTGCGTCAGGTCGGCGTCGCCGCCGTCCCCGGCTCCAGCTTTTACCGTCATCCGGAGCTCGGCCGCGGCCTGATCCGCTTCACCTTCTGCAAACGTGAGGACACGTTGCGCGAAGCGGTCCGCCGCCTCGCACGCATCCCCGAGCTGTTGCGATCGCACCGCAGCATTCCGTAG
- a CDS encoding DUF2442 domain-containing protein has protein sequence MPRIKGTPGPYRFFFTSFDCSEPPHVHVERENKTCKFWLEPLGLARSHGFDARELNVIRRIAPSFWRHGMNTVASSDPRIEHVRVTENEIIAQLVDGRVISVPLAWSWRLAEASAAQRANFRLIGTGQGVHWPDVDEDISVEGMLHGTPACRPRPKAPATVPRTRHQEPPNKRMQPPRKRAARG, from the coding sequence ATGCCACGAATCAAGGGCACCCCCGGTCCCTATCGGTTCTTCTTCACCAGCTTCGATTGCAGTGAGCCGCCCCATGTTCACGTGGAGCGCGAGAACAAGACCTGCAAGTTCTGGCTTGAGCCCCTCGGGCTGGCTCGTAGCCATGGCTTCGATGCCCGAGAGTTGAACGTGATTCGGCGCATCGCGCCCTCATTCTGGAGGCATGGTATGAACACTGTGGCTAGCAGCGACCCGCGGATCGAGCATGTACGAGTTACGGAGAACGAGATCATCGCGCAGCTCGTAGATGGCCGCGTGATCAGCGTGCCGCTTGCGTGGTCATGGCGACTCGCTGAGGCAAGCGCGGCACAGCGCGCGAACTTCCGACTCATTGGCACCGGCCAAGGGGTACACTGGCCTGACGTCGACGAGGACATCAGCGTCGAGGGCATGCTTCACGGCACGCCGGCGTGCCGCCCGAGACCAAAAGCCCCCGCAACCGTTCCACGAACACGTCACCAAGAACCGCCGAACAAGCGCATGCAGCCGCCGCGCAAGAGAGCCGCGCGCGGCTGA
- a CDS encoding HNH endonuclease: protein MSAAAPVLNTKVLVLNRSYLPVHITSVRRAFSLLYQGVACAVNEQYRTFDFDSWADLSVSVHHDTVGLVDRVVRVPRVILLVTYDRLPRRQVRFSRFNIYGRDRNICQYCGAKFSRTELNLDHVVPRSQGGASRWENVVCSCHTCNRRKGGRTPEQAGMRLLRPPRRPEWTPFMLETFSPRRYKEWAPFLSAIDVSYWNTELLE, encoded by the coding sequence ATGTCGGCTGCCGCACCAGTTCTTAATACCAAGGTCTTAGTTCTCAATCGGTCATACCTTCCGGTCCACATCACCTCGGTCAGGCGGGCGTTTTCGCTGTTGTATCAGGGTGTTGCGTGTGCCGTGAACGAACAGTACCGCACCTTCGACTTCGACAGCTGGGCAGATCTGTCGGTTTCAGTTCACCACGATACGGTCGGTCTGGTTGACCGCGTGGTACGAGTGCCTCGGGTGATTCTCCTCGTTACTTACGACCGTCTGCCGCGAAGGCAGGTCCGCTTTAGCCGATTTAATATTTACGGCCGCGACCGTAACATCTGCCAATACTGCGGCGCAAAATTCTCGCGCACTGAGTTGAACTTGGATCACGTGGTGCCGCGTTCGCAGGGGGGCGCTTCGCGTTGGGAGAACGTGGTGTGCTCCTGTCATACCTGCAACCGCCGGAAAGGTGGCCGCACTCCCGAGCAGGCAGGAATGCGGCTGCTGCGGCCACCGCGCCGTCCGGAATGGACCCCGTTCATGCTGGAGACCTTCAGCCCGCGCCGATACAAGGAATGGGCGCCTTTCCTTTCGGCTATAGATGTTTCATATTGGAACACTGAACTGTTGGAATAG
- a CDS encoding alpha/beta hydrolase — protein sequence MLASDHFVRINNLRLRYRQWGDPALPPVVLLHGGSAHAHWWDLFAAAITDSHCAYALDLRGHGDSERPNPPAYRISDYAHDLAAFIEAMGFDSVNLVGHSLGGMVATAYGAWVPERVKRLVVVDSSLRISPAEARYMARLQRLPHPMYQSREDALRRFRLLPTHTMADPSILRHVAAQGVRQLPDGRWTLKFDRQAMAHNESQDLTPCLERLRCPILFVRGAHSTVLTQAMLAALLAPFPNARAVEIPAAHHHVMLDNPPAFEREVRMFLEQPSISSA from the coding sequence ATGTTGGCTTCCGATCATTTCGTCCGTATCAACAATCTGCGGCTGCGCTATCGGCAGTGGGGTGACCCTGCGCTTCCCCCGGTGGTGCTGCTCCATGGCGGCTCAGCACACGCTCACTGGTGGGATTTGTTCGCCGCCGCCATAACGGACAGTCATTGCGCCTACGCGCTCGACCTGCGCGGGCACGGCGACAGCGAACGGCCGAACCCCCCGGCGTACCGAATTAGCGATTACGCGCACGACTTGGCGGCATTCATCGAAGCCATGGGGTTTGACAGCGTGAACCTTGTCGGACATTCGCTCGGCGGTATGGTCGCAACCGCGTACGGTGCCTGGGTACCAGAACGAGTCAAGCGCCTCGTTGTGGTTGATAGCTCCCTCAGGATCAGTCCCGCCGAAGCACGCTACATGGCGCGGCTGCAGCGCCTTCCGCATCCCATGTATCAGAGCCGCGAAGACGCCCTACGCCGCTTTCGCCTCTTGCCGACGCACACCATGGCCGACCCCAGCATTCTGCGACACGTTGCCGCGCAGGGGGTGCGTCAACTCCCGGACGGCCGCTGGACGCTGAAGTTCGACCGTCAGGCGATGGCACACAACGAGTCTCAGGATCTGACGCCGTGCTTGGAGCGCTTGCGCTGCCCAATTCTGTTCGTGCGCGGGGCTCACAGCACCGTGCTGACGCAGGCGATGCTGGCGGCATTGCTCGCACCGTTCCCAAATGCCAGGGCGGTGGAAATCCCCGCAGCGCACCATCACGTCATGCTCGACAACCCGCCGGCATTTGAACGCGAGGTCCGTATGTTCTTGGAGCAACCCTCAATTTCTAGCGCCTAG
- a CDS encoding Rne/Rng family ribonuclease has protein sequence MAREIIINSAPYETRVALLEQRRLTEVFIERARDKGVAGNIYKGRVTRVLPGMQAAFVDIGLEKAGFLHGSDLYAELGDEFITEEGPTPIEVTADASAANQKAVPRRVPIEERLKKGQEILVQVAKQPIGSKGARITGVISLPGRHLVFTPSTNHVGVSRRIEDESERTRLKDIVESERPPEGGFIIRTACESLSKREIQGDIRFLLKLWDRILHKSERVGAPALLHYDMDLVLRTVRDLFTAETQRLVVDNSRDYQRILDFLDTVMPRLKSRVELYDDPEPIGDRFGIESQIAKALERKVWLKSGGYIVIDHTEALTVIDVNTGRFVGKKTQEETVLQTNLEAAKVIVEQLRLRNIGGLIVIDFIDMEDRLSQRQVFDVLSDALKKDKARSKLLRISELGLIEMTRKRTRESLTQLLCATCPSCTGRGQVKSTETVAYEVLRRIQREAALNTRVAQITAQVHPAVAQFLDREEDRTLRSLEASLNKKIVIKALSDLEESRYEVIGVEAAA, from the coding sequence GTGGCGCGTGAGATCATCATTAATTCGGCCCCGTACGAAACCCGTGTCGCATTGCTGGAGCAGCGGCGGCTGACCGAGGTGTTCATCGAGCGCGCCCGCGATAAAGGAGTCGCCGGGAATATCTACAAGGGCCGGGTCACCCGCGTGTTGCCGGGAATGCAAGCGGCCTTCGTTGACATCGGTCTCGAAAAGGCCGGTTTCCTACACGGCTCCGATCTCTACGCCGAGTTGGGTGACGAGTTCATCACCGAGGAAGGACCGACTCCGATCGAAGTGACGGCTGATGCAAGTGCCGCCAACCAGAAGGCAGTTCCTCGACGTGTACCCATCGAGGAGCGCCTCAAGAAGGGGCAAGAAATCCTTGTGCAAGTCGCCAAACAGCCGATCGGCAGCAAAGGCGCCCGGATAACAGGGGTGATCTCGCTCCCGGGGCGGCACCTCGTGTTCACCCCGTCCACCAACCATGTCGGCGTGTCGCGGCGCATCGAAGATGAGAGTGAGCGTACACGGCTGAAGGACATCGTCGAGTCGGAACGTCCTCCGGAGGGCGGCTTTATCATCCGCACCGCGTGCGAGAGTCTGTCCAAGCGTGAGATCCAAGGTGACATCCGCTTTCTGCTCAAGCTCTGGGACCGCATCCTGCACAAGAGCGAACGCGTCGGAGCGCCGGCCCTGCTGCATTACGACATGGACCTGGTGCTGCGCACCGTGCGTGATCTCTTTACCGCGGAGACGCAGCGACTGGTCGTCGATAATTCGCGCGACTACCAGCGGATTCTCGATTTCCTGGACACGGTCATGCCGCGTCTGAAGTCGCGGGTGGAACTCTACGATGATCCCGAACCGATCGGTGACCGCTTCGGGATCGAGTCACAGATCGCCAAGGCACTCGAGCGCAAGGTCTGGCTGAAATCCGGCGGTTACATCGTAATTGATCACACCGAGGCGCTAACCGTGATCGATGTCAACACGGGACGCTTCGTCGGCAAGAAGACACAAGAAGAAACGGTCCTGCAAACCAATTTGGAAGCCGCCAAAGTCATCGTCGAACAGTTGCGCCTCCGGAACATCGGAGGGCTGATCGTGATCGATTTTATCGACATGGAAGATCGCCTGAGTCAACGCCAGGTCTTTGACGTCCTCAGCGACGCGCTCAAGAAGGATAAGGCACGATCGAAGCTCTTGCGGATTTCGGAGCTGGGGCTCATCGAAATGACCCGCAAGCGCACGCGCGAGAGCCTGACGCAGCTCCTCTGCGCGACGTGTCCATCCTGCACTGGTCGAGGGCAGGTGAAATCGACGGAAACCGTCGCCTACGAGGTCCTGCGGCGCATCCAGCGCGAGGCGGCCCTCAACACCAGAGTCGCACAGATCACCGCACAAGTGCATCCCGCCGTCGCCCAATTCCTTGACCGCGAAGAGGATCGAACTTTGCGATCGCTGGAAGCCAGCCTGAACAAGAAGATCGTCATCAAGGCCCTCTCGGACCTCGAGGAAAGCCGTTACGAAGTCATCGGGGTCGAGGCTGCGGCCTGA
- a CDS encoding FAD-dependent oxidoreductase: MQFIDEPFRHTPVYATTQVLVVGGGSAGTAAAVAAARNGAKTLLVEVEGRKRVMETVDQLRRDLPQFKHAHICDIATQIGITESRRMLGEYVLTRDDMDQPMPDAIALSGHWTKYGALYGIPFRSLLPREYSNLLVAGRCISVDHRTHHATKEIPACMATGEAAGTAAAMAVQARSSLKTLDVPALQTRLRQHGAILNLGS; the protein is encoded by the coding sequence ATGCAATTCATCGACGAGCCCTTCCGCCACACTCCAGTTTACGCGACGACGCAGGTCCTCGTCGTCGGGGGCGGATCGGCAGGCACTGCGGCAGCGGTTGCCGCAGCCAGAAATGGGGCAAAGACGCTGCTCGTCGAGGTCGAAGGCCGCAAGCGGGTGATGGAAACCGTCGATCAGCTCCGCCGCGATCTGCCGCAGTTCAAGCACGCACACATCTGCGACATCGCGACCCAGATCGGCATCACCGAAAGCCGGCGCATGCTCGGCGAGTACGTCCTCACGCGTGACGACATGGATCAGCCGATGCCAGACGCGATCGCCCTTTCGGGGCACTGGACCAAGTACGGAGCGCTGTACGGAATCCCGTTTCGGTCCCTGCTGCCAAGAGAATACTCCAACCTGCTGGTCGCCGGCCGCTGCATCTCCGTCGATCACCGCACGCACCACGCCACGAAAGAAATCCCCGCATGCATGGCCACTGGAGAGGCCGCCGGTACGGCCGCGGCCATGGCGGTGCAGGCGCGGAGCAGTCTGAAGACACTTGACGTCCCGGCACTCCAAACACGACTGCGCCAGCACGGCGCAATCTTGAATCTCGGCAGTTAA
- a CDS encoding 2-oxoacid:acceptor oxidoreductase subunit alpha produces the protein MGVLPSRTATAVKSVEEKSSVVIRFAGDSGDGMQVAGMQFTNESALAGNDLSTLPDFPAEIRAPAGTLAGVSGFQVNFSSREVFTPGDDLDVLIAMNPAALKVNIADLRPNGILIVDTEAFGDNNLKKAEYKSNPLTDGSLHRFQVFSIDISRLTALTLKDMNLSSRVVSRCKNFFALGLVSWLFHRPTEPSENWIRQRFQKTAELAEANVRVLKAGYNFGETTEIFATSYEVKPARIGPGKYRTITGNTAVALGLVAAAHQARIPVFLGSYPITPASDILHELASLKNFGVYTFQAEDEIAGIGAALGAAFGGAVAVTTTSGPGMCLKAETINLAVSVELPIVICDIQRGGPSTGLPTKTEQGDLMMALYGRNSDSPVPVIAASTPGDCFYAALESVRIAIKYMTPVILLSDGYLANGAEPWRIPKVTELPELEVKFRTDPQNFYPYLRDETTLSRPWAVPGTPNLEHRIGGLEKEHISGNVCYAPLNHEQMVNLRARKIAGIAAEIPPTKVQGAPEGDLLVVGWGSTFGSIAAAVNEVQQLGKAVSHVHLRYLNPLPADLGEVLARFKKILVPEMNLGQLVRLLRAEYLVDAVGLNKVQGLPFKVSEIASSILRALEG, from the coding sequence ATGGGCGTGCTACCAAGCAGAACCGCTACGGCTGTGAAATCCGTCGAAGAGAAATCCTCGGTTGTGATTCGCTTTGCCGGCGATTCCGGTGACGGCATGCAGGTCGCCGGCATGCAATTCACCAACGAATCTGCACTCGCCGGCAACGACCTGAGCACCCTACCGGACTTCCCGGCGGAAATCCGAGCCCCGGCGGGCACCTTGGCCGGGGTCTCCGGGTTCCAGGTGAATTTCTCCAGCCGCGAAGTGTTCACTCCTGGCGACGACCTCGACGTGTTGATCGCGATGAATCCAGCAGCGCTGAAGGTCAATATCGCCGACCTCCGGCCCAACGGCATCCTGATCGTCGACACCGAAGCATTTGGCGATAACAACCTGAAAAAGGCGGAGTACAAATCGAACCCACTCACGGATGGGTCGCTGCACCGTTTTCAGGTGTTTTCTATCGATATCAGTAGGCTTACGGCCCTCACGCTAAAGGACATGAACCTCTCCTCGCGGGTGGTGAGCCGCTGCAAGAACTTCTTCGCCCTGGGCTTGGTCTCGTGGTTGTTTCATCGCCCCACCGAGCCGAGCGAGAACTGGATCCGGCAGCGCTTTCAGAAGACCGCGGAACTGGCGGAGGCCAACGTCCGCGTGCTGAAAGCCGGCTACAATTTCGGCGAGACCACGGAAATCTTTGCCACCTCCTACGAGGTGAAGCCGGCGCGCATTGGGCCGGGGAAATATCGGACCATCACCGGGAACACCGCTGTCGCGCTCGGCCTTGTTGCAGCCGCCCATCAAGCACGGATTCCTGTGTTTCTTGGCAGTTACCCGATCACGCCAGCCAGCGACATTCTCCACGAGTTGGCGAGCCTCAAGAATTTCGGGGTGTACACCTTCCAGGCCGAAGATGAGATCGCTGGCATAGGCGCAGCGCTCGGCGCGGCCTTTGGCGGTGCGGTGGCCGTAACAACCACCAGTGGCCCCGGAATGTGCCTCAAGGCCGAAACCATCAATCTCGCAGTGAGCGTAGAGTTGCCGATAGTAATCTGCGACATCCAGCGTGGCGGGCCGAGTACGGGACTTCCCACTAAGACCGAACAGGGCGACCTGATGATGGCGCTATACGGACGTAACAGCGATTCCCCCGTGCCCGTCATAGCCGCTTCGACCCCGGGGGACTGCTTTTATGCCGCCTTGGAGAGCGTCCGCATCGCCATCAAGTACATGACGCCGGTGATTCTGCTCTCCGATGGCTACCTCGCCAACGGGGCTGAGCCTTGGCGGATTCCCAAAGTGACCGAGTTGCCGGAACTCGAAGTGAAGTTCCGTACCGACCCGCAGAACTTCTATCCGTACCTGCGGGACGAAACGACGTTGTCCCGGCCTTGGGCGGTACCGGGAACACCCAATCTCGAACACCGCATCGGCGGCCTGGAGAAGGAACACATCAGCGGCAACGTGTGCTACGCACCCCTCAACCACGAGCAGATGGTCAATTTGCGCGCCCGCAAGATTGCCGGGATTGCCGCCGAGATCCCACCGACGAAGGTGCAGGGCGCACCCGAGGGGGATCTGCTGGTCGTGGGCTGGGGCAGTACATTTGGCTCCATTGCCGCGGCGGTGAACGAAGTGCAACAGCTGGGGAAAGCCGTGTCGCACGTGCACCTGCGTTATCTGAACCCATTGCCGGCGGACCTTGGGGAGGTGCTGGCCCGGTTCAAAAAGATACTGGTGCCGGAGATGAATCTAGGCCAGCTCGTAAGACTCCTGCGGGCGGAGTACCTGGTCGATGCGGTGGGCTTGAATAAGGTTCAGGGCCTCCCCTTCAAGGTCTCGGAGATCGCCAGCAGCATTCTTCGCGCATTGGAGGGGTAG